A stretch of the Streptomyces ortus genome encodes the following:
- a CDS encoding AAA family ATPase, producing the protein MNRTTAYATSSGIALPKQPPAPAREACDPLVTPVVRDLRARSGHSPHGLRFGAADLVVVTGLPGSGKSTLMRRAVTGRRVDSQDTRDRWDERLARFLPYAVYRPLVRAAHYAGLRRALRSGEGVVVHDCGTQAWVRSWLARDARRRGGTLHLLLLDVDPGTALDGQRERGRGVSRYAFARHRGAVGRLLRSVEKGDLPEGCGSAVLVDRAAADVLRRIDFGD; encoded by the coding sequence GTGAACAGGACCACGGCGTACGCGACCAGTTCGGGCATCGCGCTGCCCAAGCAGCCACCCGCTCCGGCCAGGGAGGCGTGCGATCCGCTGGTGACGCCCGTCGTCCGCGATCTGCGGGCCCGCTCGGGACACAGCCCGCACGGTCTGCGCTTCGGCGCGGCCGATCTGGTGGTGGTCACGGGCCTGCCGGGCAGCGGCAAGTCGACCCTGATGCGCCGGGCGGTGACCGGCCGCCGCGTCGACTCCCAGGACACCCGCGACCGCTGGGACGAGCGCCTGGCCCGCTTCCTGCCGTACGCGGTCTACCGGCCCCTCGTGCGCGCCGCGCACTACGCGGGTCTGCGCCGCGCCCTGCGCTCCGGCGAGGGCGTCGTCGTGCACGACTGCGGTACGCAGGCCTGGGTGCGCAGCTGGCTGGCGCGGGACGCCCGGCGCCGCGGCGGCACCCTGCACCTGCTGCTCCTCGACGTCGATCCCGGCACGGCCCTGGACGGCCAGCGCGAGCGCGGCCGGGGCGTCTCGCGGTACGCGTTCGCGCGCCACCGCGGCGCGGTCGGCCGGCTGCTGCGCTCGGTGGAGAAGGGCGACCTCCCGGAGGGCTGCGGCTCCGCGGTGCTCGTCGACCGTGCCGCGGCGGACGTACTGCGCCGCATCGACTTCGGCGACTGA
- a CDS encoding enhanced serine sensitivity protein SseB, with the protein MDFQAQDIAAHAHPHTGWPGNELEEVLAASLGLPPSPSTGARIVEVLGRSFIWVPLPEGGGPHSGPLDLPTIELAGQAYVPVFTSEQQFRQVVGDHMAYTVAPAVEFARGLPPQAGIVLNPDGTVGMPVPPAAVAELCRAGRTELDGPASGGRVRLFQPDWQDDPVDFLAAASAEFEATGLVLSARRCLASIEGGDTVMFVGVEVTHWDENARTLPLDALGRALGRIPLPHPVNLVFLDVAQDPVGHWLRDEVRPFYTRAF; encoded by the coding sequence ATGGACTTCCAGGCACAGGACATTGCGGCACACGCGCACCCCCACACGGGATGGCCGGGCAACGAGCTGGAGGAGGTGCTGGCCGCCTCCCTGGGGCTCCCTCCGTCGCCCTCGACGGGGGCCCGGATCGTGGAGGTCCTGGGGCGCAGCTTCATCTGGGTGCCGCTGCCGGAGGGGGGCGGCCCGCACAGCGGACCGCTCGACCTGCCCACGATCGAGCTGGCCGGGCAGGCGTACGTGCCGGTCTTCACCTCGGAGCAGCAGTTCCGCCAGGTCGTCGGCGACCACATGGCGTACACGGTGGCGCCCGCCGTGGAGTTCGCGCGCGGTCTGCCGCCCCAGGCCGGCATCGTGCTCAATCCGGACGGCACGGTCGGGATGCCGGTGCCCCCGGCCGCCGTCGCCGAGCTGTGCCGGGCCGGCCGGACCGAACTGGACGGGCCCGCGAGCGGCGGCCGGGTCCGGCTCTTCCAGCCGGACTGGCAGGACGACCCGGTGGACTTCCTGGCCGCGGCCTCGGCGGAGTTCGAGGCGACCGGCCTGGTGCTGAGCGCCCGGCGCTGTCTGGCGAGCATCGAGGGCGGCGACACCGTGATGTTCGTCGGCGTGGAGGTGACCCACTGGGACGAGAACGCGCGCACCCTCCCCCTGGACGCCCTGGGCCGCGCCCTCGGCAGGATCCCCCTGCCCCACCCGGTGAACCTGGTCTTCCTCGACGTGGCCCAGGACCCGGTGGGCCACTGGCTCCGGGACGAGGTCCGGCCGTTCTACACCCGGGCGTTCTGA
- a CDS encoding enhanced serine sensitivity protein SseB C-terminal domain-containing protein, with protein MSASGTAAAGQVEHMLRQVTPGRYDAYEALLRALATPPSGQVWMLLWHGQAGSPDAQYGNMEVEGFGYAPCVTSAQELSASGWSRSYEVADGLDVARTLYPDHYGLWLNPHAPGGGVGIPWLDLRRIATGLERQPAGPLRLSEPGIEIPQFYALLTQNAHRTAAVRSLRRAWVQPALGAPYLAIGLDVYDTSPPAVDSVRAMMQQSIGAVPDGLPVSTVAMSDEYDPVALWLRANARPFYDREAHAAPVQAPAAGGYGFPSAY; from the coding sequence GTGAGCGCGTCGGGCACGGCCGCGGCCGGGCAGGTCGAGCACATGCTGCGCCAAGTGACGCCCGGGCGTTACGACGCCTACGAGGCGCTCCTGCGCGCGCTGGCGACCCCGCCGTCCGGCCAGGTGTGGATGCTGCTCTGGCACGGCCAGGCGGGCTCGCCCGACGCCCAGTACGGGAACATGGAGGTCGAGGGCTTCGGCTACGCCCCCTGTGTGACCTCCGCCCAGGAGCTCTCGGCCAGCGGCTGGAGCCGTTCGTACGAGGTGGCCGACGGGCTCGACGTGGCCCGCACCCTGTACCCCGACCACTACGGCCTCTGGCTGAACCCGCACGCCCCGGGCGGCGGTGTCGGCATCCCCTGGCTCGATCTGCGGCGCATCGCCACCGGCCTGGAGCGGCAGCCCGCGGGCCCGCTGCGGCTGTCCGAGCCCGGCATCGAGATCCCGCAGTTCTACGCCCTGCTCACCCAGAACGCGCACCGGACGGCCGCCGTCCGCTCGCTGCGCCGCGCCTGGGTGCAGCCCGCGCTCGGCGCCCCGTACCTCGCCATCGGGCTCGATGTGTACGACACCAGCCCGCCGGCCGTGGACTCGGTGCGGGCGATGATGCAGCAGTCGATCGGCGCGGTGCCGGACGGGCTGCCGGTGTCGACCGTGGCGATGTCCGACGAGTACGACCCGGTGGCTCTGTGGCTGCGCGCCAACGCGCGGCCGTTCTACGACCGGGAGGCGCACGCGGCTCCCGTCCAGGCGCCGGCGGCGGGCGGTTACGGATTCCCCTCCGCGTACTGA
- a CDS encoding ABC transporter permease, translating into MTAPLHEPTAEAAPSAAEEAALVAGSAEAKAVQGRSLGRIAWERLKRDKLALAGGMVVLLLILVAVFAPLIANLVGQDPETHHEDLIDPLFSTPTGSLGGISGDHLLGVEPVSGRDIFARIVYGARISLLVGFLSALVAVVLGTVLGVLAGFFGGWVDAAVSRVMDGLLAFPQLLFIIALVSVMPNEMLGLTGTGVRLFVMILVIGFFGWPYVGRVVRGQTLSLREREYVEAARSLGAGRFYILFKELLPNLVAPIIVYTTMMIPTNILTEAALSFLGVGVKPPTASWGQMLSSAIDYYDSDPMYMVIPGVAIFITVLSFNLFGDGVRDALDPKGSR; encoded by the coding sequence ATGACGGCACCATTGCACGAGCCGACGGCCGAAGCCGCGCCGAGCGCGGCCGAAGAGGCGGCGCTCGTTGCCGGCTCCGCCGAGGCGAAGGCGGTACAAGGACGTTCCCTCGGCCGCATCGCCTGGGAGCGCCTGAAGCGGGACAAGCTGGCCCTGGCGGGCGGCATGGTCGTTCTCCTGCTGATCCTTGTCGCGGTGTTCGCCCCGCTGATCGCGAACCTGGTCGGCCAGGATCCCGAGACGCACCACGAGGACCTGATCGACCCGCTCTTCTCGACCCCCACCGGGTCCCTCGGCGGCATCAGCGGGGACCACCTCCTCGGTGTCGAACCCGTCAGCGGCCGCGACATCTTCGCCCGCATCGTCTACGGCGCCCGGATCTCCCTGCTGGTCGGCTTCCTGTCGGCCCTGGTGGCCGTGGTGCTCGGCACGGTCCTCGGTGTGCTCGCCGGCTTCTTCGGCGGCTGGGTCGACGCCGCCGTCAGCCGCGTGATGGACGGCCTGCTGGCCTTCCCGCAGCTGCTCTTCATCATCGCGCTGGTCTCGGTCATGCCGAACGAGATGCTGGGACTGACCGGCACGGGCGTGCGCCTGTTCGTGATGATCCTGGTGATCGGCTTCTTCGGCTGGCCCTACGTCGGCCGCGTGGTGCGCGGCCAGACGCTCTCCCTGCGGGAGCGCGAGTACGTGGAGGCCGCGCGCAGCCTCGGAGCCGGACGGTTCTACATCCTGTTCAAGGAGCTGCTGCCCAACCTGGTCGCGCCGATCATCGTGTACACGACGATGATGATCCCGACCAACATCCTCACGGAGGCGGCGCTCAGCTTCCTGGGCGTCGGCGTCAAGCCGCCGACCGCCTCGTGGGGCCAGATGCTCTCCTCGGCGATCGACTACTACGACTCGGACCCCATGTACATGGTGATCCCGGGTGTGGCGATCTTCATCACCGTGCTCTCCTTCAACCTCTTCGGCGACGGCGTGCGTGACGCGCTCGACCCGAAGGGCTCCCGCTGA
- a CDS encoding ABC transporter substrate-binding protein, giving the protein MSTQRTTGRRKQAVAAAAVVAALLSTAACGGGNDDDGGGSKSGAAGFDAANNKVAQASAAKKGGTLKFAAAQDADSWDTTRGYYGFMWNFSRYYSRQLVTNATEPGAKGAAVTPDLAEKTATVSDDGKTYTYTLRDGITWEDGKPITSKDVKYGIERAWAQDVLSGGPIYLQEVLDPKKEYKGPYKDKSSDKLGLKAIQTPDDKTIVFKLPEANSDFEEMLALTSASPVRQDKDTKSKYGLKPFSSGPYKFESYTPNKSLILVRNTEWKQASDPVRKAYPDKITVNFFTNANDMDQRLINGDYDLDLGQTGLSPQGRTNALKQHKANLDNPVSGYIRYAVFPQSVKPFDNEHCRKAVIYGADHESLQTARGGPVAGGDIGTNMLPPSVPGSEGQKYDPYESATTNKNGNVAKAKEELKACGKPNGFKTTIAVRNNKPVEVATAESLQASLKKVGITVDIDQFDGAQTTGIIGSPSNVKKKGYGIIIMGWGPDFPSVQGYGLPLWSGDYILESGNNNFALIKDKKIDGLFKDYTKELDDTKKAAISTEINHKVMEGGYYLPFVFEKFINWRSNRLANVYTSDGYSGQYDFVNLGLKK; this is encoded by the coding sequence GTGAGTACCCAACGCACCACAGGGCGGCGCAAGCAGGCCGTGGCCGCCGCAGCCGTGGTCGCTGCACTGCTGTCCACGGCGGCGTGCGGCGGCGGCAACGACGACGACGGGGGCGGTTCGAAGAGCGGCGCGGCCGGCTTCGACGCTGCGAACAACAAGGTCGCCCAGGCCTCTGCGGCCAAGAAGGGCGGCACGCTGAAGTTCGCGGCCGCCCAGGACGCCGACTCGTGGGACACCACGCGCGGTTACTACGGCTTCATGTGGAACTTCAGCCGGTACTACAGCCGCCAGCTGGTGACCAACGCCACGGAGCCGGGTGCCAAGGGTGCCGCGGTCACGCCGGACCTCGCCGAGAAGACCGCCACGGTCTCCGACGACGGCAAGACCTACACGTACACGCTGCGTGACGGCATCACCTGGGAGGATGGCAAGCCCATCACTTCCAAGGACGTCAAGTACGGCATCGAGCGTGCGTGGGCGCAGGACGTGCTCTCGGGTGGTCCGATCTACCTTCAGGAGGTCCTCGACCCGAAGAAGGAGTACAAGGGCCCCTACAAGGACAAGTCCTCGGACAAGCTCGGTCTGAAGGCGATCCAGACGCCGGACGACAAGACCATCGTCTTCAAGCTGCCCGAGGCGAACTCGGACTTCGAGGAGATGCTCGCGCTGACCTCGGCGTCCCCGGTCCGCCAGGACAAGGACACCAAGTCGAAGTACGGCCTGAAGCCGTTCTCGTCCGGCCCGTACAAGTTCGAGTCGTACACGCCGAACAAGAGCCTGATCCTGGTCCGCAACACCGAGTGGAAGCAGGCTTCCGACCCGGTCCGCAAGGCGTACCCGGACAAGATCACGGTCAACTTCTTCACCAACGCCAATGACATGGACCAGCGTCTGATCAACGGCGACTACGACCTGGACCTCGGTCAGACCGGTCTCTCCCCGCAGGGCCGCACCAACGCCCTGAAGCAGCACAAGGCGAACCTGGACAACCCGGTCTCCGGCTACATCCGCTACGCGGTCTTCCCGCAGAGCGTCAAGCCGTTCGACAACGAGCACTGCCGCAAGGCCGTGATCTACGGTGCCGACCACGAGTCGCTCCAGACCGCTCGTGGCGGCCCGGTCGCCGGTGGTGACATCGGTACCAACATGCTGCCGCCGTCGGTCCCGGGCTCCGAGGGTCAGAAGTACGACCCGTACGAGTCGGCCACGACGAACAAGAACGGCAACGTCGCCAAGGCCAAGGAAGAGCTCAAGGCCTGCGGCAAGCCGAACGGCTTCAAGACCACCATCGCGGTCCGCAACAACAAGCCCGTCGAGGTCGCCACGGCCGAGTCCCTCCAGGCCTCGCTGAAGAAGGTCGGCATCACCGTCGACATCGACCAGTTCGACGGTGCCCAGACCACCGGCATCATCGGTAGCCCCTCGAACGTGAAGAAGAAGGGCTACGGCATCATCATCATGGGCTGGGGCCCGGACTTCCCGTCCGTCCAGGGCTACGGTCTGCCCCTGTGGAGCGGCGACTACATCCTTGAGAGCGGCAACAACAACTTCGCCCTGATCAAGGACAAGAAGATCGACGGTCTCTTCAAGGACTACACGAAGGAACTGGACGACACGAAGAAGGCCGCGATCTCCACGGAGATCAACCACAAGGTCATGGAGGGCGGCTACTACCTGCCCTTCGTCTTCGAGAAGTTCATCAACTGGCGCTCGAACCGTCTGGCGAACGTCTACACCTCCGACGGTTACAGCGGTCAGTACGACTTCGTGAACCTCGGCCTCAAGAAGTAA
- a CDS encoding ABC transporter permease, with protein sequence MLAYLIRRLFAAAVMLVIIILVVFGIFFLVPRWAGVDPATMFVGKQADPAAIEAVRQKLGLADPIFAQVWEFFKGLFVGRTYSGGGDVTKCAAPCFGYSFRSEQAIWPVLTDRFPVTLALALGAAVLWLIFGVAAGVLSALKRGSLWDRGAMIIALGGVSLPIYFTGLLSLAIFSYGLGWIDAQYVPLEESFTGWFGGMILPWVTLAFLYAAMYARITRATMLEVLGEDYIRTARAKGLTEPVVIGKHAMRSTMTPILTMLGMDLGALIGGAILTETTFSLPGLGQAVLKAISDKDLPIILGVTLITSLAVIVANLLVDLLYAVIDPRVRLS encoded by the coding sequence GTGCTCGCATACCTCATCAGGCGGCTCTTCGCCGCCGCAGTGATGCTGGTGATCATCATTCTGGTGGTCTTCGGTATCTTCTTCCTCGTCCCCCGCTGGGCGGGCGTGGACCCGGCCACGATGTTCGTCGGCAAGCAGGCGGACCCTGCGGCCATCGAGGCCGTGCGGCAGAAGCTCGGTCTGGCAGACCCGATCTTCGCCCAGGTCTGGGAGTTCTTCAAAGGCCTGTTCGTAGGCCGTACGTACTCCGGTGGCGGCGACGTCACCAAGTGCGCGGCGCCCTGCTTCGGTTACTCCTTCCGCAGCGAGCAGGCCATCTGGCCGGTGCTCACCGACCGCTTCCCAGTGACCCTGGCCCTCGCGCTCGGTGCCGCCGTACTGTGGCTGATCTTCGGTGTCGCGGCCGGTGTGCTGTCCGCGCTCAAGCGCGGATCCCTCTGGGACCGCGGTGCGATGATCATCGCCCTCGGCGGCGTCTCGCTCCCCATCTACTTCACCGGTCTGCTGTCGCTCGCGATCTTCAGTTACGGACTGGGCTGGATCGACGCCCAGTACGTGCCGCTCGAAGAGAGCTTCACCGGCTGGTTCGGCGGCATGATCCTGCCCTGGGTCACGCTCGCCTTCCTCTACGCCGCGATGTACGCCCGTATCACCAGAGCCACCATGCTGGAGGTCCTGGGCGAGGACTACATCCGGACGGCCCGTGCCAAGGGTCTGACCGAGCCCGTCGTCATCGGAAAGCACGCGATGCGTTCCACCATGACGCCGATCCTCACCATGCTCGGCATGGACCTGGGCGCGCTGATCGGTGGCGCGATCCTCACCGAGACCACCTTCAGCCTTCCCGGCCTCGGCCAGGCCGTCCTCAAGGCCATCAGCGACAAGGACCTGCCCATCATCCTGGGCGTCACGCTGATCACCTCGCTCGCGGTGATCGTCGCGAACCTGCTGGTGGACCTGCTGTACGCCGTGATCGACCCCCGAGTGAGGCTCTCATGA
- a CDS encoding ABC transporter ATP-binding protein: MTELSKSGAAVGEPVKDSPAPSAFLEVRDLKVHFPTDDGLVKSVDGLSFSLEKGKTLGIVGESGSGKSVTSLGIMGLHTAGQYGKRKAQISGEIWLDGTELLSADPDHVRKLRGREMAMIFQDPLSALHPYYTIGQQIVEAYRIHHKVDKKTARRRAVEMLDRVGIPQPDKRVDSYPHEFSGGMRQRAMIAMSLVNNPELLIADEPTTALDVTVQAQILDLIRDLQKEFGSAVIVITHDLGVVAELSDDILVMYGGRCIERGPAEKVFYEPKHPYTWGLLGSMPRLDREQTERLIPVKGSPPSLINLPSGCAFNPRCAYADVPKDNVTRTVRPELSEVGSQHWAACHMTQEQRERIWTEEIAPKL; encoded by the coding sequence ATGACCGAACTCAGCAAGAGCGGAGCCGCCGTGGGGGAGCCCGTCAAGGACTCGCCCGCGCCCTCCGCCTTCCTCGAAGTCCGCGACCTCAAGGTGCACTTCCCGACCGACGACGGACTGGTCAAGTCCGTCGACGGGCTCAGCTTCTCGCTGGAGAAGGGCAAGACCCTCGGCATCGTGGGCGAGTCGGGTTCGGGCAAGTCGGTGACCTCGCTCGGCATCATGGGCCTGCACACGGCCGGTCAGTACGGCAAGCGCAAGGCGCAGATCTCCGGCGAGATCTGGCTGGACGGCACGGAACTGCTCTCCGCCGACCCCGACCACGTGCGCAAGCTGCGTGGCCGCGAGATGGCGATGATCTTCCAGGACCCGCTGTCGGCGCTGCACCCGTACTACACGATCGGCCAGCAGATCGTGGAGGCCTACCGGATCCACCACAAGGTCGACAAGAAGACGGCCCGCCGGCGGGCCGTCGAGATGCTCGACCGCGTCGGCATCCCGCAGCCGGACAAGCGCGTGGACAGCTACCCGCACGAGTTCTCCGGCGGTATGCGCCAGCGCGCCATGATCGCGATGTCGCTGGTCAACAACCCCGAACTGCTGATCGCGGACGAGCCGACGACCGCCCTGGACGTGACCGTCCAGGCGCAGATCCTCGACCTCATCCGGGACCTGCAGAAGGAGTTCGGCTCCGCGGTCATCGTCATCACCCACGACCTGGGCGTCGTCGCCGAACTCTCCGACGACATCCTGGTGATGTACGGCGGGCGCTGCATCGAGCGGGGTCCGGCCGAGAAGGTCTTCTACGAGCCCAAGCACCCCTACACCTGGGGCCTGCTGGGTTCGATGCCGCGGCTCGACCGTGAGCAGACCGAACGGCTGATCCCGGTCAAGGGCTCGCCGCCCTCGCTGATCAACCTCCCGTCGGGCTGCGCGTTCAACCCGCGCTGCGCGTACGCGGACGTCCCCAAGGACAACGTCACCCGCACGGTCCGCCCCGAGCTGTCCGAGGTCGGCAGCCAGCACTGGGCCGCCTGCCACATGACGCAGGAGCAGCGGGAGCGGATCTGGACCGAAGAGATTGCGCCCAAGCTGTGA
- a CDS encoding ABC transporter ATP-binding protein, translated as MTPSAQSGGATLTKDAAPGETLLKVTGLQKHFPIRKGLLQRQVGAVRAVDGLDFEVKSGETLGVVGESGCGKSTMGRLITRLLEPTAGTVEFEGRDITHLGVGAMRPMRRDVQMIFQDPYSSLNPRHTIGTIVSAPFKLQGVTPAGGVKKEVQRLLSVVGLNPEHYNRYPHEFSGGQRQRIGIARALALNPKMVVADEPVSALDVSIQAQVVNLLDDLQQELGLTYVIIAHDLSVVRHVSDRIAVMYLGKIVELADRDSLYKAPMHPYTKALMSAVPIPDPRRKSAKSERILLQGDVPSPIAPPSGCRFHTRCWKATQICTTTEPPLLELKVGQQVACHHPENFEDQAPQDTVLLTVAKKAAELVADEVLAESAATSAAVAAEVTATPAETPAETPAATEPEGDAPAKEK; from the coding sequence GTGACCCCTTCCGCGCAGAGTGGTGGCGCGACCCTCACCAAGGACGCCGCGCCCGGCGAGACGCTCCTGAAGGTGACCGGTCTGCAGAAGCACTTCCCGATCCGCAAGGGCCTGCTCCAGCGGCAGGTCGGCGCGGTGCGGGCGGTCGACGGCCTCGACTTCGAGGTCAAGTCCGGCGAGACCCTGGGTGTCGTGGGCGAGTCCGGCTGCGGCAAGTCGACGATGGGCCGGCTGATCACGCGGCTGCTCGAACCGACCGCGGGCACCGTGGAGTTCGAGGGCAGGGACATCACGCACCTCGGGGTCGGCGCGATGCGCCCGATGCGCCGTGACGTCCAGATGATCTTCCAGGACCCGTACTCGTCGCTGAACCCGCGCCACACCATCGGCACGATCGTCAGCGCCCCCTTCAAGCTCCAGGGCGTCACGCCCGCGGGCGGTGTCAAGAAGGAGGTCCAGCGGCTGCTGTCGGTGGTCGGGCTCAACCCCGAGCACTACAACCGCTACCCGCACGAGTTCTCCGGCGGCCAGCGCCAGCGCATCGGCATCGCCCGCGCGCTCGCGCTCAACCCGAAGATGGTCGTGGCGGACGAGCCGGTCTCCGCGCTCGACGTGTCGATCCAGGCGCAGGTGGTGAACCTGCTGGACGACCTCCAGCAGGAGCTCGGCCTCACGTACGTGATCATCGCGCACGACCTGTCCGTCGTACGCCACGTCTCGGACCGTATCGCCGTGATGTACCTCGGCAAGATCGTCGAGCTGGCGGACCGCGACTCGCTGTACAAGGCGCCGATGCACCCGTACACCAAGGCGCTCATGTCCGCGGTGCCGATCCCGGACCCGCGGCGCAAGTCGGCCAAGAGCGAGCGCATCCTCCTCCAGGGAGACGTGCCCTCGCCGATCGCGCCGCCGAGCGGCTGCCGCTTCCACACCCGGTGCTGGAAGGCCACGCAGATCTGCACGACGACCGAGCCGCCGCTCCTGGAGCTGAAGGTCGGTCAGCAGGTCGCCTGCCACCACCCGGAGAACTTCGAGGACCAGGCACCGCAGGACACCGTGCTGCTGACCGTCGCGAAGAAGGCGGCGGAGCTGGTGGCCGACGAGGTGCTCGCGGAGTCCGCGGCGACCTCGGCGGCGGTGGCGGCGGAGGTCACGGCCACCCCGGCCGAGACGCCCGCCGAGACCCCGGCGGCGACCGAGCCCGAGGGCGACGCTCCCGCCAAGGAGAAGTAG
- a CDS encoding trimeric intracellular cation channel family protein has protein sequence MFQQLFTPSVQHTLELVGIFFFAISGALLAVRKNFDVFGMAVLAEVTALGGGLFRDLIIGAVPPAAFTDLGYFLTPLLATLLVFFLHPEVERIQLGVNVFDAAGLGLFCVSGTTKAYEYGLGLTASATLGLATAVGGGVLRDVLANEVPSLLRWDRDLYAVPAIVGATMVVLCIRYDVLSPYTSGLAVGTAFALRLLAMRYHWRAPRAWHRRSTAVEVPD, from the coding sequence GTGTTCCAGCAACTCTTCACTCCCTCCGTCCAGCACACCCTCGAACTCGTCGGCATCTTCTTCTTCGCGATCTCCGGCGCGCTGCTCGCCGTGCGCAAGAACTTCGACGTCTTCGGCATGGCCGTCCTCGCGGAGGTCACCGCGCTGGGCGGCGGCCTGTTCCGTGACCTGATCATCGGGGCGGTGCCGCCCGCGGCCTTCACCGACCTCGGGTACTTCCTCACCCCGCTCCTCGCCACCCTGCTCGTGTTCTTCCTCCACCCCGAGGTGGAACGGATCCAGCTCGGCGTGAACGTCTTCGACGCGGCCGGCCTCGGCCTCTTCTGCGTCTCCGGCACGACGAAGGCGTACGAGTACGGGCTCGGCCTCACCGCCTCCGCGACCCTCGGGCTCGCCACGGCCGTCGGCGGCGGTGTGCTGCGGGACGTCCTCGCCAACGAGGTGCCGTCGCTGCTGCGCTGGGACCGAGACCTGTACGCCGTGCCCGCCATCGTCGGCGCCACGATGGTCGTCCTGTGCATCCGCTACGACGTGCTGAGCCCGTACACCTCGGGGCTCGCGGTCGGCACCGCCTTCGCGCTGCGACTGCTCGCGATGCGCTACCACTGGCGCGCGCCCCGGGCATGGCACCGGCGCTCGACGGCGGTGGAGGTGCCGGACTGA
- a CDS encoding thioesterase family protein, which translates to MPEAASAHALRARIGDSEFDRDTALTRRGPGVYDIDLSAGWTIISAVNGGYLLAVLGRALADALPHSDPFTISAHYLTASRPGPAVVRTDVVRTGRTLSTGQASLFQYDDEGHEVERIRVLASYGDLDALPDDVRTSASPPAIPPIDQCFGASDSPDGAPVPGSSAITDRLMLKLDPSTLGWALGAPSGRGEMRAWFGLADGRDADPLSLLLAVDALPPTAFELGLTGWVPTVELTVHVRSRPAPGPLRIAITTRNLAGGFLEEDAEVWDGADRLVAQSRQLARVRLG; encoded by the coding sequence ATGCCAGAAGCAGCTTCCGCGCACGCGCTGCGGGCCAGGATCGGCGACAGCGAGTTCGACCGCGACACCGCGCTCACCCGCCGCGGCCCCGGCGTCTACGACATCGACCTGTCCGCCGGGTGGACGATCATCAGCGCCGTCAACGGCGGCTACCTCCTCGCCGTCCTGGGCCGCGCGCTCGCCGACGCCCTGCCGCACTCCGACCCGTTCACGATCTCCGCGCACTACCTGACGGCGTCCCGCCCGGGCCCCGCGGTCGTGCGCACCGACGTCGTACGCACGGGACGCACCCTCTCCACCGGCCAGGCGTCCCTCTTCCAGTACGACGACGAGGGCCACGAGGTCGAGCGGATCCGCGTCCTGGCCTCGTACGGGGACCTCGACGCCCTGCCCGACGACGTCCGTACGAGCGCGTCGCCACCCGCGATCCCGCCGATCGACCAGTGCTTCGGCGCCTCGGACAGCCCCGACGGCGCCCCCGTACCCGGCAGCTCCGCCATCACCGACCGGCTGATGCTCAAGCTCGACCCGAGCACGCTCGGCTGGGCCCTCGGGGCGCCGTCCGGCCGGGGCGAGATGCGCGCCTGGTTCGGCCTCGCCGACGGCCGCGACGCCGATCCCCTCTCGCTGCTCCTCGCGGTGGACGCGCTGCCGCCGACCGCCTTCGAACTCGGCCTGACCGGCTGGGTGCCCACCGTCGAACTGACCGTCCATGTACGCAGTCGGCCGGCGCCGGGGCCCCTGCGGATCGCCATCACCACCCGCAACCTCGCGGGCGGCTTCCTGGAGGAGGACGCCGAGGTCTGGGACGGCGCGGACCGGCTCGTCGCACAGTCGCGCCAGCTGGCCCGGGTACGGCTGGGCTGA
- a CDS encoding TetR family transcriptional regulator encodes MSHSLGVRQAQKQKTRQAFLEAALGLLEEQSLSSMGLREVTRAAGVAPTAFYRHFHSTADLGVALVEEALGSLHPLISGTVSTAGDSDERIDRVVALIARHVRAYPAHIRFIARERNGGVQKVRAAIAEQMDRFADEVRAELAGQVESEGWSDDDLLMLAGLYVDQMLMTASAFLEADPDDPDEEDRVARVARRRMRLISIGRRHWLG; translated from the coding sequence ATGAGTCACAGTCTCGGCGTCCGGCAGGCCCAGAAACAGAAGACCCGACAGGCGTTCCTGGAGGCCGCGTTGGGCCTGCTGGAGGAGCAGAGCCTCAGCAGCATGGGCCTGCGCGAGGTCACCCGCGCCGCGGGCGTCGCCCCGACCGCCTTCTACCGGCACTTCCACTCGACCGCGGACCTCGGCGTCGCCCTGGTCGAGGAGGCGCTGGGCAGCCTGCACCCGCTGATCTCCGGCACGGTGTCCACGGCCGGCGACAGCGACGAACGCATAGACCGCGTCGTCGCCCTGATCGCCCGTCATGTGCGCGCGTATCCGGCGCACATCCGGTTCATCGCCCGGGAGCGCAACGGCGGGGTGCAGAAGGTACGGGCCGCGATCGCGGAGCAGATGGACCGGTTCGCCGACGAGGTGCGGGCCGAACTGGCCGGGCAGGTCGAGTCGGAGGGCTGGAGCGACGACGACCTGCTGATGCTCGCCGGGCTGTACGTCGACCAGATGCTGATGACCGCCAGCGCCTTCCTGGAGGCGGACCCGGACGACCCCGACGAGGAGGACCGGGTCGCCCGGGTGGCGAGGCGCCGGATGCGGCTGATCAGCATCGGCCGCCGCCACTGGCTGGGCTGA